The Thiothrix subterranea genome has a segment encoding these proteins:
- the cysZ gene encoding sulfate transporter CysZ has protein sequence MITGLFKGFGYVFSGLSLITQQGIRPFVVVPLLINIVIFSGGIWLATTQLDYWMTRLLPSWLTWLEWLLWPIFAVLIFFVVFYVFSLIANILAAPFNSVLAERVEARLNGQPVPEFEGYKSLPALIVRTFRSELGKLWYMGKWLILLLIITVIPGVNIIAPVAWTLFGAWMLAIEYADYPMGNHNLFFKDELVALKKNRGEALGFGWMLSLMTAIPVVNFFAMPVGVAGSTALWVKTLAPNR, from the coding sequence ATGATAACGGGATTGTTCAAAGGCTTCGGCTACGTGTTTAGCGGGCTATCACTCATTACGCAACAGGGCATCCGTCCGTTTGTGGTTGTGCCACTACTGATCAACATTGTGATCTTTTCCGGCGGTATTTGGCTGGCAACCACGCAACTTGATTACTGGATGACACGTCTGTTGCCGAGCTGGTTAACTTGGTTGGAATGGCTACTCTGGCCGATTTTCGCCGTGCTGATTTTCTTCGTGGTGTTTTACGTATTCTCGCTAATCGCCAATATTCTTGCCGCACCGTTCAATTCAGTACTTGCCGAACGGGTCGAAGCGCGTCTCAACGGGCAACCCGTCCCCGAATTCGAGGGCTATAAAAGCCTACCTGCGCTGATTGTGCGCACCTTCCGCAGTGAACTTGGCAAGCTGTGGTACATGGGTAAATGGTTAATTTTACTGCTGATCATCACGGTGATTCCGGGCGTCAATATCATTGCACCCGTGGCATGGACGCTGTTTGGCGCATGGATGCTGGCGATTGAATACGCCGACTACCCAATGGGCAACCACAACCTGTTTTTCAAAGATGAATTGGTGGCGTTGAAGAAAAATCGCGGCGAAGCGTTGGGATTTGGCTGGATGCTATCGTTGATGACAGCGATTCCTGTGGTGAATTTCTTTGCGATGCCGGTGGGCGTTGCGGGTAGCACAGCGTTGTGGGTCAAGACGCTTGCACCAAACCGTTAA
- the tsaB gene encoding tRNA (adenosine(37)-N6)-threonylcarbamoyltransferase complex dimerization subunit type 1 TsaB → MKLLALDTSTEACSAAVYADGATFCEFELTPRAHTHKILPMVESVLAAAGLRLTEVDALAVGCGPGAFTGIRIGVGVAQGLAMAADKPVIALSTLAALAQQAYLQHGATQVLVALDARMSEVYWGQYALQDGLMHLQGVEQVCAPADAPVPETAGWFAIGHGWSAYPEALQARFGDKLSGVDAESLPAAEFMLPLAVAGWQAGRAAAPEAAQPVYLRNKIALTTQERLAGKS, encoded by the coding sequence ATGAAATTACTAGCCCTTGATACCTCGACTGAAGCTTGTTCTGCCGCTGTGTATGCGGATGGTGCAACTTTTTGCGAATTTGAATTGACCCCACGAGCGCACACGCACAAAATTTTGCCGATGGTGGAAAGCGTGCTGGCGGCGGCGGGCTTGCGTTTGACGGAGGTGGATGCGCTGGCGGTCGGGTGTGGCCCCGGCGCATTTACGGGGATTCGGATTGGCGTGGGTGTGGCGCAAGGCTTGGCAATGGCGGCGGATAAGCCGGTGATTGCCTTGTCTACCTTGGCGGCATTGGCGCAGCAGGCATACCTGCAACACGGCGCAACGCAGGTATTGGTGGCGTTGGATGCGCGGATGAGCGAGGTGTATTGGGGACAATATGCCTTGCAGGATGGGCTGATGCACTTGCAGGGTGTCGAGCAAGTGTGCGCTCCGGCGGATGCGCCAGTGCCGGAAACGGCAGGCTGGTTTGCGATTGGACACGGTTGGTCAGCCTACCCGGAAGCGTTGCAAGCACGGTTTGGCGACAAACTGAGCGGTGTGGATGCGGAATCGTTACCGGCTGCTGAATTCATGTTGCCGTTAGCCGTGGCTGGTTGGCAAGCGGGCAGGGCAGCCGCGCCAGAAGCAGCGCAGCCGGTTTATTTGCGGAATAAGATTGCGTTGACCACGCAAGAACGCTTGGCAGGAAAGTCTTAG
- a CDS encoding ATP-dependent DNA helicase, whose amino-acid sequence MEQGDLLGESGPFAQWIDGFQARPQQQAMLQAVQTALKTQGTAVIEAGTGVGKTFAYLAPALLCDERVIISTGSKTLQDQLYHKDLPLVRKALKSAVKTALLKGRANYLCSHRLKTTLDEGRLPDRKSVTWLHRIRDWSELTSQGDIAELSAVPHDAEIWGRVTSTTENCLGAECGDYQECFVVKARRAAQEADIVVVNHHLFFADMALKEEGFGELLPLANVVVLDEAHQLPEIASAFFSDTFSSRQLYDWKRDTLVEALENASDMPQIREFLDRLEKAVMDLRLAMDTPGQRAPWIRISTQPGIVQQMETLETCMTDLAALLEHAAERSKGLQSCYERLLEQQARLARLHAPAPDTVQWFETFTRGFVITTTPLDVAVPFKKCMAELPCSWVMTSATLAVGQSFEHFNQRMGLDTATTLQLDSPFDYWHNSLLYLPPSLPEPQDADFVSALVEAAIPVIKACGGRTFMLFTSYRALNEAAELLQDRFEYPLLIQGESPQRDMIERFRELGNAVLLGTASFWEGVDVRGEALSCVIIDKLPFAAPNDPVTEARLDSIRKRGGNPFGEYQIPQAVITLKQGVGRLIRDQQDRGVLMICDIRLRTRSYGKIFLDSLPRMPRTQKLDIVERFFAGNLHEITSP is encoded by the coding sequence TTGGAACAGGGTGATTTGCTGGGTGAGTCTGGCCCGTTTGCACAATGGATTGACGGCTTTCAAGCCCGTCCGCAACAACAAGCCATGTTGCAGGCGGTGCAAACTGCCCTGAAAACGCAAGGCACAGCGGTGATTGAAGCGGGGACGGGGGTTGGCAAAACTTTTGCTTACCTTGCACCCGCTCTATTGTGTGATGAGCGGGTGATCATTTCCACGGGCAGTAAAACCCTGCAAGATCAGCTTTATCACAAAGATTTGCCCTTGGTGCGCAAAGCGCTGAAAAGTGCGGTTAAAACGGCTTTGCTCAAAGGGCGTGCTAATTACTTGTGTTCCCACCGCTTGAAAACCACGCTCGATGAAGGCCGTTTGCCGGATCGTAAAAGTGTGACTTGGTTGCATCGGATTCGTGATTGGTCGGAATTGACCAGTCAAGGTGATATTGCCGAGCTATCCGCCGTGCCACACGATGCGGAAATCTGGGGGCGGGTGACATCCACCACCGAAAATTGCTTAGGGGCGGAATGCGGTGATTATCAAGAGTGCTTTGTGGTGAAAGCACGGCGGGCAGCGCAGGAAGCGGACATTGTGGTGGTCAATCATCACTTGTTTTTCGCGGATATGGCGCTCAAAGAAGAAGGTTTTGGCGAATTGCTGCCACTGGCGAATGTGGTGGTGTTGGATGAAGCGCATCAATTGCCAGAAATCGCCTCGGCATTTTTCAGCGACACGTTTAGCAGCCGCCAGTTATACGATTGGAAACGCGATACGCTGGTGGAAGCGTTGGAAAATGCTTCCGATATGCCGCAAATCCGTGAATTTCTGGATCGGCTGGAAAAAGCAGTGATGGATTTGCGCTTGGCAATGGATACGCCGGGGCAACGAGCGCCGTGGATTCGGATTAGCACGCAACCCGGCATTGTCCAACAAATGGAAACGCTTGAAACCTGCATGACCGATTTGGCAGCATTGCTGGAACACGCCGCTGAACGCAGCAAAGGCTTGCAGTCGTGCTACGAACGTTTGTTGGAACAGCAAGCGCGGCTGGCACGGCTACACGCACCCGCGCCGGATACGGTGCAATGGTTTGAAACGTTCACCCGTGGCTTCGTGATTACCACCACGCCGTTGGATGTCGCCGTTCCCTTTAAAAAGTGCATGGCGGAATTGCCCTGTAGTTGGGTAATGACGTCCGCAACCTTGGCGGTCGGGCAGTCATTTGAGCATTTTAATCAGCGCATGGGGCTGGATACTGCCACCACCTTGCAATTGGATAGCCCGTTTGATTATTGGCATAACTCCTTGCTGTATTTGCCGCCTAGCTTGCCAGAACCGCAAGATGCTGATTTTGTGTCGGCCTTGGTGGAGGCGGCGATTCCGGTGATTAAAGCCTGTGGCGGGCGCACGTTTATGTTGTTTACCAGTTATCGGGCATTGAATGAGGCGGCGGAATTGCTGCAAGACCGTTTTGAGTATCCGTTGTTGATTCAAGGCGAATCACCGCAGCGCGATATGATCGAGCGTTTTCGGGAATTGGGCAATGCGGTGTTGCTGGGTACGGCGAGTTTCTGGGAAGGCGTGGATGTGCGTGGCGAAGCCTTGAGTTGCGTGATTATTGATAAGCTGCCATTTGCAGCGCCCAACGATCCGGTGACGGAAGCGCGGCTGGATAGCATCCGCAAGCGCGGCGGCAATCCGTTTGGTGAATACCAGATTCCGCAGGCGGTGATTACCTTGAAGCAAGGGGTCGGGCGGCTGATTCGGGATCAGCAGGATCGCGGGGTGCTGATGATTTGCGATATTCGCTTGCGTACCCGCAGTTATGGCAAAATTTTCCTCGATAGCTTGCCGCGTATGCCGCGCACCCAAAAATTAGACATTGTTGAACGGTTCTTTGCCGGGAATTTGCATGAAATTACTAGCCCTTGA
- a CDS encoding tetratricopeptide repeat protein produces MTLNPRYFVGIPVVLAGLLSACSPNPMVLQDRVSAVRPVVVPPRVSTPAPAIKPELNSSSEVVIPKKPVASVAPKPKPVAPVVPTEVISAAPPVPEPVEVLTPKAYPSSPAVKALMKTADAEATGGNLDRAADTLERALRIESDNPDIWLKLAKINERQGNREQAANMLSKAKTYQEQLN; encoded by the coding sequence ATGACCCTGAATCCCCGTTATTTTGTCGGTATCCCTGTTGTCTTAGCAGGCTTATTGTCGGCCTGTTCCCCGAACCCCATGGTCTTGCAAGACCGGGTATCTGCGGTGCGCCCGGTGGTTGTGCCGCCGCGTGTGTCAACACCCGCGCCCGCCATAAAACCTGAACTTAACAGCAGCAGCGAAGTGGTCATTCCTAAAAAACCTGTGGCGTCCGTTGCACCCAAGCCAAAACCGGTCGCGCCAGTCGTGCCAACCGAAGTGATTAGTGCTGCACCGCCTGTCCCCGAACCTGTTGAAGTGTTAACGCCTAAAGCTTACCCAAGCTCTCCGGCGGTCAAAGCCTTAATGAAAACGGCGGATGCCGAAGCCACGGGTGGTAATCTTGACAGAGCGGCGGATACGCTAGAGCGTGCCTTGCGCATTGAGTCTGACAACCCCGATATATGGTTGAAGCTGGCAAAAATTAATGAGCGCCAAGGCAACCGTGAACAAGCCGCCAATATGCTCAGCAAAGCCAAAACCTATCAGGAGCAGCTCAATTAG
- the mrcB gene encoding penicillin-binding protein 1B: MSQEVKQESALRRFFNGLWFAITLFGRVFRILLLVALVLGLLLGIVYTLELDDKVREQFEGRRWELPARVFARPLDLYEGQQLFADHLEQELKLLNYRSVDKPIETGQYHRNGSKFVVNTRGFQFADDKEPARSINVNVASGKVSTLAYADGKNPLDLMRLEPVLIGNFYPRQNEDRVLVRQQDVPPLLISGLVAVEDKKFYEHQGVNPMAIGRALVANVKAGHTVQGGSTLTQQLVKNFYLTNERSWHRKLKEATMAFLLEMRYTKQDIMEAYLNEIHLGQDGDRAIHGFGLAAQFYFNRPVWELKPDQIALLIGLAKGAGYYDPRLHPDRALTRRNLVLQVMLNEKAITPAIYADALEQPLGVSEKKPSGNSPFPAYLDLVRQQLQRDYKEEDVRSQGLMIFTAMDPIVQLTAETILQNRVGRLERAERIPKGKLNGALIISSVQGGEVMALVGSRDVRYAGYNRALTAQRQIGSLVKPAIYLAALGNPKKYNLATRLSDGPVTVKLGAKKFWQPQNYDRSNMGAVTLLKAITLSRNTPAVRVGVGVGLDNIVQTLHDLGIAGEIPAYPSILLGALEMAPIDVQQMYQTLASGGSYSPLKAIRSVMNPRGQVLTRYPLTVKQVASPEAADLLAYALHRVTVEGTAKELASTLPSWKKVAGKTGTTNDKKDSWFAGFSGQHVVTVWVGRDDNKPTNMTGGTGALKVWSDLFKVLPTKPLQVASSSRLVWVDVDQSTGLRFNPACGKAIRTPFIKGTQPQQTSYCAPPKPVEPVAPATVPGSAPAAPAAAPAKQPSDRSGWIDDLMR; the protein is encoded by the coding sequence TTGAGTCAGGAAGTAAAACAGGAATCGGCATTACGGCGTTTCTTCAATGGGCTATGGTTTGCCATCACGCTGTTTGGGCGGGTGTTCCGTATCCTGCTGTTGGTTGCTTTGGTGTTAGGTTTGTTGCTGGGGATTGTGTATACCTTAGAACTGGATGATAAGGTGCGTGAGCAGTTTGAAGGGCGGCGTTGGGAATTGCCCGCACGGGTGTTCGCCCGCCCTTTGGATCTTTACGAAGGCCAGCAGCTATTCGCGGATCATTTGGAACAAGAACTCAAGTTACTCAACTACCGTTCTGTCGATAAGCCGATCGAAACCGGGCAATACCATCGCAACGGCAGCAAGTTTGTGGTGAATACCCGTGGTTTCCAGTTTGCCGATGATAAAGAGCCAGCGCGGAGTATCAATGTCAATGTTGCCAGCGGTAAAGTGTCAACACTGGCGTATGCCGACGGCAAAAATCCCTTGGATTTAATGCGTTTAGAGCCAGTATTGATCGGTAATTTCTACCCGCGTCAAAATGAAGACCGGGTATTAGTGCGCCAGCAAGATGTACCACCGTTACTGATTTCCGGTTTGGTAGCGGTGGAGGACAAAAAGTTTTACGAGCACCAAGGCGTTAACCCCATGGCGATTGGGCGGGCATTGGTGGCGAACGTTAAAGCAGGGCATACCGTGCAAGGCGGCAGCACTTTAACGCAACAGTTGGTAAAAAACTTCTACCTCACCAATGAACGCAGTTGGCATCGCAAGCTTAAAGAGGCAACGATGGCCTTCTTGCTGGAAATGCGTTACACCAAACAAGACATTATGGAAGCCTACCTGAATGAAATTCATCTGGGGCAAGATGGCGACCGCGCGATTCACGGTTTTGGATTGGCGGCACAGTTTTACTTCAATCGCCCGGTGTGGGAGTTGAAACCCGATCAGATCGCGCTCTTGATTGGTTTGGCGAAAGGCGCGGGCTATTACGACCCACGCTTGCACCCTGATCGGGCATTAACCCGGCGCAATTTGGTGTTGCAGGTGATGCTCAATGAAAAAGCCATTACCCCCGCTATCTATGCCGACGCATTGGAACAGCCGTTGGGCGTGAGCGAGAAAAAACCGTCGGGCAATAGCCCATTCCCGGCTTACTTGGATTTGGTGCGCCAGCAATTGCAGCGCGATTACAAAGAAGAGGACGTGCGTAGCCAAGGCTTGATGATTTTCACGGCGATGGATCCGATTGTGCAATTGACCGCAGAAACCATTCTGCAAAACCGGGTTGGGCGTTTGGAGCGTGCCGAGCGCATTCCCAAAGGTAAATTGAATGGCGCATTGATCATCAGCAGTGTGCAAGGCGGTGAAGTCATGGCCTTGGTGGGCAGCCGTGATGTGCGCTATGCCGGTTATAACCGTGCGTTGACGGCGCAACGTCAAATCGGTTCACTGGTCAAGCCCGCGATTTATTTGGCAGCGTTGGGGAATCCCAAAAAATACAATCTTGCCACCCGCCTTAGCGATGGCCCGGTGACGGTGAAATTGGGCGCGAAAAAATTCTGGCAACCGCAAAACTATGACCGTTCCAATATGGGCGCGGTGACATTGTTGAAAGCGATTACGCTGTCCCGCAATACCCCTGCGGTGCGCGTCGGTGTCGGCGTGGGTTTGGATAATATTGTGCAAACCTTGCACGATTTGGGCATTGCGGGCGAGATTCCGGCTTACCCCTCGATTTTGCTGGGGGCGTTGGAAATGGCACCGATTGATGTCCAGCAAATGTACCAAACGTTGGCATCGGGGGGTTCGTATTCGCCGTTGAAAGCGATTCGTAGCGTCATGAATCCGCGTGGGCAAGTATTGACCCGCTACCCGCTGACGGTGAAACAAGTTGCCAGCCCCGAAGCCGCCGATTTGCTGGCGTATGCCCTGCACCGCGTGACGGTCGAGGGAACCGCTAAAGAGTTGGCATCGACACTGCCCAGTTGGAAAAAAGTAGCGGGTAAAACCGGCACGACCAACGATAAAAAAGACAGTTGGTTCGCCGGATTTTCTGGGCAACACGTGGTGACGGTATGGGTCGGGCGTGATGACAATAAACCCACCAATATGACCGGCGGCACGGGTGCACTGAAAGTGTGGTCGGATTTATTCAAAGTGTTGCCGACGAAGCCGCTTCAGGTCGCCAGTTCTTCGCGTTTGGTCTGGGTTGATGTTGACCAGTCTACCGGGCTGCGGTTTAATCCGGCCTGCGGTAAAGCCATCCGTACCCCGTTCATTAAGGGCACGCAACCGCAGCAAACCAGTTATTGTGCACCACCCAAGCCAGTCGAACCTGTTGCGCCTGCGACCGTCCCCGGTTCCGCACCCGCTGCGCCTGCCGCAGCACCGGCTAAGCAGCCATCGGATCGTTCTGGCTGGATTGATGATTTGATGCGATGA
- a CDS encoding bifunctional aminoglycoside phosphotransferase/ATP-binding protein, with product MFLHTSDALWEAMRNPAFYPHITHNIHVIHTHISTIFLTGAFAYKVKKPVNFGFLDFSQLADRQHYCEEEIRLNRRLAPQIYLEVVPIVQIGNTYQLGSTATPDATVVEYAVKMRQFDPAQQLDKLLAADHLPIDDMDEIATRLTQFHQQAERAPSASPWGTPDSILAPMQQNFVLLRQHLHDPTLTTRLSVLETWTQQEYSRCHASLLQRQQTGHIRACHGDLHLRNIALIDGKITFFDGIEFNEALRWIDTASDTAFLLMDLEDRGKPAWANRLLNAWLSASGDYAALPVLNFYKVYRALVRAKVHALRLSQVQDAATRTECLQHCTDYLHLAERYTHARQPALLITHGLSGSGKSWGCRPLVEQWGYIQLRSDVERKRLAALPTEGIYNPAMNTRTYDRLAELATLALQHGYAVVVDATFLDIAQRQRFQRLAQELHVGFLILHFSGTPAQLQANITQRQHLGTDASDADIAVLQQQLTHYKPLQDNEPCVTVRCHESLPLAQLQALLDCSEKPGVENAP from the coding sequence ATGTTCTTACACACATCCGACGCTCTGTGGGAGGCGATGCGCAACCCCGCATTCTACCCCCATATAACGCACAATATACACGTAATTCACACCCATATATCGACCATTTTCCTGACAGGCGCGTTCGCTTATAAGGTAAAAAAGCCGGTTAATTTCGGCTTCCTCGACTTTTCGCAACTGGCTGATCGGCAACATTATTGTGAGGAAGAAATCCGCCTCAATCGCCGTCTAGCGCCACAAATTTACTTGGAAGTCGTACCTATCGTGCAAATAGGCAACACCTACCAACTGGGTTCAACCGCCACACCCGACGCGACTGTGGTTGAATATGCGGTCAAAATGCGCCAATTCGACCCCGCGCAACAATTAGACAAACTGTTAGCCGCTGACCATCTGCCAATAGATGACATGGATGAAATCGCCACCCGTCTGACACAATTTCATCAGCAAGCAGAACGTGCGCCAAGCGCCAGCCCGTGGGGGACACCGGACAGCATTCTCGCGCCGATGCAACAAAATTTCGTCCTATTGCGCCAGCATTTGCATGATCCAACGCTTACAACGCGCCTGAGTGTACTGGAAACCTGGACGCAACAGGAATATTCCCGCTGCCATGCCAGCTTACTGCAACGTCAGCAAACGGGGCATATTCGTGCCTGTCATGGCGATTTACATTTGAGGAATATAGCCCTGATTGACGGCAAAATCACGTTTTTCGACGGCATTGAATTCAACGAAGCGTTACGTTGGATTGACACTGCCAGTGATACCGCCTTCCTACTCATGGATTTGGAAGACCGGGGCAAACCCGCTTGGGCTAACCGTTTGCTCAATGCTTGGCTAAGCGCGAGTGGTGATTATGCTGCGCTGCCTGTGCTCAATTTTTACAAAGTGTATCGGGCGCTGGTACGTGCCAAAGTCCATGCGCTACGCCTCAGTCAGGTGCAAGACGCGGCTACCCGCACGGAATGTTTGCAACATTGCACCGATTATTTGCACTTGGCAGAGCGCTACACCCATGCGCGTCAACCTGCTTTGCTGATTACGCACGGCTTGAGCGGTTCGGGCAAATCGTGGGGTTGCCGCCCGCTGGTGGAACAATGGGGTTACATCCAATTACGTTCGGATGTGGAACGCAAACGCCTCGCCGCCCTGCCCACCGAAGGTATTTACAACCCCGCCATGAATACGCGCACCTATGACCGGCTTGCAGAACTGGCAACACTGGCGCTACAGCACGGTTACGCGGTGGTGGTCGATGCCACGTTCTTAGATATTGCGCAACGCCAACGCTTCCAACGTTTAGCGCAAGAATTACACGTGGGATTTTTAATTCTGCATTTCAGCGGCACACCCGCACAATTGCAAGCCAATATCACCCAACGCCAACACCTCGGCACGGATGCTTCCGATGCCGATATTGCGGTGTTGCAGCAACAATTAACCCACTACAAACCATTGCAGGATAATGAACCTTGTGTAACAGTTCGTTGCCATGAAAGTTTACCGTTAGCGCAGCTTCAAGCGCTGCTTGATTGCTCAGAAAAACCTGGAGTCGAAAATGCACCTTAA
- a CDS encoding type II toxin-antitoxin system RatA family toxin, giving the protein MAHISRSALVPYSPAQMYQLVDGINLYPQFLPWCRTAVEHQRDTDQVKASIEIAKGAVNKRFTTLNRLQQNKTIEMRLIDGPFQHLHGFWRFDELKAGACKVSLDLDFEFSNKILSLVVGPVFNQVANTLVDSFVERAKKVYGKP; this is encoded by the coding sequence ATGGCACATATTAGTCGCAGTGCATTAGTGCCTTACAGCCCGGCACAAATGTACCAACTGGTCGACGGTATCAACCTCTACCCGCAGTTCCTGCCTTGGTGCAGGACAGCGGTCGAGCATCAGCGCGATACCGATCAAGTCAAAGCCAGCATCGAAATTGCCAAGGGCGCGGTGAATAAACGCTTCACCACCCTGAATCGCCTGCAACAAAACAAAACCATTGAAATGCGCCTAATCGACGGCCCGTTTCAACATTTGCACGGTTTCTGGCGCTTTGATGAACTCAAAGCCGGGGCGTGCAAGGTGTCGCTGGATTTGGATTTCGAGTTTTCCAACAAGATTTTAAGCCTCGTGGTTGGCCCGGTATTTAACCAAGTCGCCAATACACTGGTCGATTCGTTTGTCGAAAGAGCGAAAAAAGTTTATGGCAAGCCCTGA
- a CDS encoding RnfH family protein produces the protein MASPDTFTIEVVYPLPHEQLLMKAQVPNGSSIRDGIQASGILKHYPELDLDTLEAGIFGKLAKLDTPVRERDRIEIYRPLIADPKVVRKQRAAEGKVMKKGES, from the coding sequence ATGGCAAGCCCTGATACTTTTACGATCGAAGTGGTCTACCCCCTGCCCCATGAGCAATTGCTCATGAAGGCGCAAGTACCAAACGGCAGCAGTATCCGTGATGGCATTCAAGCCTCCGGCATTCTGAAGCATTACCCTGAACTGGATCTTGACACACTGGAGGCGGGTATTTTTGGCAAACTTGCCAAATTAGACACGCCCGTGCGGGAACGCGATCGCATTGAAATTTACCGACCCCTGATTGCCGACCCCAAAGTGGTGCGCAAACAACGCGCTGCTGAAGGCAAAGTCATGAAAAAAGGGGAAAGCTAA
- a CDS encoding outer membrane protein assembly factor BamE: MIKPIISLTLSAVLLLGGCSSYKMEIQQGNYITREELALVQPGMSAEQVQATLGTPLLVDDFHKDRWDYVFYLKSPDGTVQRSSVTVFFQNGVVRDIRNEVVPVNVKAK, from the coding sequence ATGATAAAGCCTATCATTTCACTCACCCTTTCTGCCGTTCTGTTATTGGGCGGTTGCAGTTCTTACAAAATGGAAATTCAGCAGGGTAATTACATTACCCGCGAAGAGTTGGCGTTGGTGCAACCCGGCATGAGTGCGGAACAAGTACAAGCGACCTTGGGAACGCCGCTCTTGGTGGATGATTTCCACAAAGACCGTTGGGATTACGTGTTCTATCTGAAATCACCGGATGGCACAGTGCAACGCAGCAGTGTCACGGTATTTTTCCAGAATGGGGTTGTGCGCGACATTCGCAATGAAGTCGTGCCGGTTAACGTCAAAGCCAAATAA
- the fur gene encoding ferric iron uptake transcriptional regulator, which produces MEEKDIKRAGLKITQPRVKILDLLSSSYEHHLSAEDIYKSLIGNGEEIGLATVYRVLTQFEAAGLVNRHHFEGGQAVFELATEEHHDHMVCMKTGKVVEFYDEIIEQRQRELAKQHNFRIKDHSLILYGEFLSEADQTV; this is translated from the coding sequence GTGGAAGAAAAGGATATTAAACGTGCTGGTTTGAAAATCACGCAGCCACGAGTCAAAATTCTCGATTTATTAAGCAGTTCATACGAACATCACCTCAGTGCTGAAGACATTTACAAGTCACTCATCGGTAATGGTGAAGAAATCGGCCTTGCTACCGTTTATCGGGTTTTGACCCAATTTGAAGCCGCTGGATTGGTCAACCGCCATCATTTTGAAGGCGGGCAAGCGGTGTTTGAACTCGCTACCGAAGAGCATCACGACCACATGGTGTGCATGAAAACCGGCAAAGTCGTTGAGTTCTACGATGAAATCATTGAGCAGCGCCAACGCGAGCTGGCAAAACAGCATAACTTCCGCATTAAAGACCATTCACTGATTCTCTACGGCGAATTTCTCAGTGAAGCCGACCAAACGGTTTAA